A single window of Mangifera indica cultivar Alphonso chromosome 18, CATAS_Mindica_2.1, whole genome shotgun sequence DNA harbors:
- the LOC123202179 gene encoding disease resistance protein RPM1-like, with protein MAESAVISVIQMLIPLLGQEIDLLGSAKRGVEDIKRELESIRSLLKDADKRAAQEEEDGGAGSNECVKTWVKQLREEAFRIEDTIDEYIMNVARGRGLIGYIHKAKHRRKIATEIQDIKLSLSKIKRRGEFYNFRYIDQGSGSGGRNVIPHDSRVSSFFIEDVEVVGIESTIEELTDLLVNRTFNIRSVIAVVGEGGLGKTTLVGKIYNENVVKKHFDCQAWITIGREYLKKDLLRTIIQELYRLVGSTLLETHKMEERDLIMMLREYLKDKCYMIVFDDVWKIDFWRDIEHALIDNNRNSRVMLTARNKAVVEFIPLSIVHVHMLETLSSEKAWELFCRKSFGSNNCCPPNLKELSKQIIGKCGGLPLAIIAIAGLLSRRSKIASEWRNIIDNLGSKLSNDSHLKDCNKVLSEGYYDLPFHLKSCLLYFGVFPQGYEIGFGRLIRLWMAEGFVQCNNNLLSEHVAQEYLKELIDRSLVQVSKRKASGRVESCRVHDLMYEIIRGKMKECDFCHFLNERDLDHFSKTRRISLHKSTNGVLESIKNSKIRSIYLFNVDKLPKSFMITLVEFKLLKILDFENAPIDSLPDGVGNLFHLHYLSLKNTNVKELPKSVGMLLNLETLNLKWTPMHEFSVEIKNLKKLQNLIFQRLDFEGPYQDAVKIHEGFGALTKLRRLLRVHLNSEALKELMMMTQLRKLCVSLANRDAKNLFGIVENMEKLEQLSVRLLTTGEEIVDLETVASPPQCVERLGLAMYIKKVPVWICKLENLIKLKLRLVGSANDSMRVLQTLPNLLVFSVRVRDSDEELHVKEGWFPKLQYLSLFDIKELKWLMIEKGAMPSLTELLIGPCPLLKEIPIGIEHLRNLKTLVFHMMLKEVYCMVKNDNWKKLTNHIPQIRATCKRIRIDLYNSYTTKYLSSLSAEDFEKLLEDIKYKDY; from the coding sequence ATGGCAGAGAGTGCAGTGATCTCTGTTATACAAATGTTGATTCCCTTGCTTGGCCAAGAAATCGATTTACTGGGAAGTGCAAAACGAGGAGTTGAGGACATCAAACGTGAACTGGAGAGCATCAGATCTTTACTCAAGGATGCTGATAAAAGAGCTgcacaagaagaagaagacggaGGAGCAGGGAGCAATGAATGTgtcaaaacttgggtgaaacAATTGAGGGAAGAAGCTTTCAGGATTGAGGATACCATCGATGAGTATATAATGAACGTAGCACGTGGCAGAGGTCTCATTGGTTACATTCATAAAGCAAAACACCGTCGTAAAATTGCTACTGAGATCCAagatatcaaattatcactttCCAAAATAAAACGTAGGGGAGAATTCTACAACTTTAGGTACATTGATCAAGGTTCAGGCAGTGGAGGGAGAAATGTTATCCCTCATGACTCTAGAGTTAGTTCCTTTTTCattgaagatgttgaggttGTGGGTATTGAATCTACTATAGAAGAATTGACTGATTTATTAGTGAATAGAACATTTAATATTCGGTCAGTGATTGCAGTGGTGGGTGAAGGAGGACTTGGCAAGACCACTCTTGTCggaaaaatttataatgaaaatgtGGTGAAGAAGCATTTTGATTGCCAGGCTTGGATCACAATTGGGAGAGAATACTTGAAGAAAGATTTACTGAGGACAATTATACAAGAACTTTATCGTTTAGTAGGGTCTACTCTATTAGAGACACACAAAATGGAAGAGAGGGATTTGATCATGATGTTGAGGGAATACTTAAAGGATAAGTGTTACATGATTGTGTTCGATGATGTGTGGAAAATTGATTTTTGGAGAGACATAGAGCATGCTTTAATTGATAACAACAGAAATAGTAGAGTAATGCTAACGGCACGAAATAAAGCAGTGGTTGAATTCATACCTCTCTCAATAGTTCATGTTCACATGCTTGAAACCTTGTCTTCTGAGAAAGCATGGGAACTTTTTTGCAGAAAGTCATTTGGCTCTAACAATTGTTGTCCTCCAAACTTGAAGGAGTTATCTAAACAAAtcattggaaaatgtggaggtTTACCCCTAGCAATTATTGCAATAGCTGGGCTTCTCTCGAGAAGGAGTAAAATTGCTTCTGAATGGagaaatataattgataatttaggGTCAAAACTAAGCAATGATTCCCATCTTAAAGATTGCAACAAAGTTTTGTCTGAAGGTTATTATGATCTTCCTTTCCATCTCAAGTCATGTCTTTTATACTTTGGTGTGTTTCCACAAGGCTACGAAATTGGATTTGGGAGATTAATTCGCCTCTGGATGGCTGAAGGCTTTGTCCAATGCAACAACAACCTTCTTTCTGAGCATGTTGCACAAGAATACTTAAAAGAGCTTATTGATAGAAGCTTGGTTCAAGTTTCAAAGAGAAAAGCTTCTGGACGAGTTGAAAGTTGTAGAGTTCATGATTTGATGTACGAGATTATTCGTGGAAAGATGAAAGAAtgtgatttttgtcatttcttaaATGAAAGAGACTTGGATCATTTTAGTAAAACTCGACGTATTTCATTACATAAAAGCACAAACGGTGTTTTAGAGAGCATAAAAAACTCAAAGATTCGTTCCATTTATCTTTTCAATGTAGACAAATTGCCGAAATCCTTCATGATTACACTTGTTGAATTCAAGCTTTTAAAGATACTTGATTTTGAAAATGCCCCCATCGATTCTCTTCCAGATGGGGTGGGAAATCTTTTTCATTTGCactatttaagtttgaaaaatacaaatgtGAAAGAACTTCCCAAGTCCGTAGGCATGCTTCTCAACTTAGAGACTTTGAATTTGAAGTGGACTCCTATGCATGAGTTTTCGGTTGAGATCAAGAATCTGAAAAAATTGCAGAATCTAATATTTCAACGGTTGGACTTTGAAGGTCCTTATCAAGATGCAGTGAAAATACATGAAGGCTTTGGGGCTTTAACGAAGTTGCGGAGGCTACTTAGAGTGCATCTAAATTCTGAAGCACTTAAGGAGCTTATGATGATGACGCAATTGAGAAAGTTGTGTGTTAGTCTTGCAAATAGAGATGCAAAGAATTTGTTTGGTATCGTCGAGAATATGGAAAAACTTGAACAGTTGAGTGTGAGATTGTTGACAACTGGAGAAGAGATTGTTGATCTAGAAACCGTGGCTTCTCCTCCTCAATGTGTTGAGCGGTTGGGCTTGGCCATGTATATCAAGAAGGTACCAGTTTGGATTTGTAAACTTGaaaatctaatcaaattaaagttgagATTGGTTGGATCAGCCAATGATTCCATGAGGGTACTTCAAACTCTAcctaatttattagtttttagtgTCCGGGTAAGAGACTCTGATGAAGAATTGCATGTAAAAGAAGGTTGGTTCCCAAAGCTCCAATACTTGAGTCTCTTTGACATCAAAGAATTGAAATGGTTGATGATTGAGAAAGGTGCAATGCCTAGTCTTACAGAGCTGTTAATTGGACCATGCCCATTGTTAAAGGAGATTCCAATTGGCATTGAGCATCTTAGAAACCTAAAGACACTTGTATTTCATATGATGTTGAAGGAAGTTTATTGCATGGTCAAAAATGACAACTGGAAGAAGCTCACTAATCACATTCCCCAAATACGTGCCACTTGTAAACGAATAAGGATTGACCTATATAATTCTTACACAACCAAGTATCTGTCATCTCTTTCGGCTGAAGATTTTGAGAAGCTTCTTGAAGATATTAAGTACAAGGATTACTAA